CTCACCAGCTATAGTAAGCTTGCTGGTGAGAATCTTCCTACAGATACCATCTACGCAATGCTGCATTGTGATCTAAAGTTCAAGGGACCGATAACTGGTATATGGGATTTGGGGTGGAGGAATGGCTTTTCTATAGATGAAGTTGAGCAAGTTGTGGTTGATATACAGAAGTTAGTTTTAAGCAGGTTGATCGAGGATATACTTGTAGATTTTGCGCTTTAGAAGTTTCCTTCATGCTCATTCAGACATGAAGGTTCTACTAGATGTCAGTACTACTGTTGTCTGTAAAAAACGATTACTTCGATTAATACAAGAAGGGAGAATTGAAATTGCTGGCTTGGGCCACAGTGCTGTTCTTGCCGTATCAGTATCAGGATCAAGTTCTACACCATTTCAATGAATGCTGGTAGTTCACAATTTGACCTCAAAGATGGAGAACTCTAATTGATGTAAGTAAGATATATCCAGGTAACCTTAGATAAAGTGGAAGAACTGCATAGATTATTTCTACAGGTTATGGCCTAATAGGGATCTGTAAGTGTAGACAACAATGACAACTTGTATAGTGAACATCACCTTGTCATATTCTTTTCACTGCATGATCTGAAATACAGTAGAAGGCTTACAGAACCATCCTTTAGGATCTATAATTTCAATATCTGAAAGTCTTACCATTTATAGAAAACGATTTCTAAAAGCATTATCATCATAcaaaaaaggaatgaaaatgaCAACCCATGTGGTTGTCTCATGTCTGTCTCTTTCAATGTAAACATCAAGAAGGGGAAGAAGAGGGTGCCTTGAAGACGAGGAAATTGAGGGTCTCCATtgcaaaataaatgaaagtCCCTTGCGAATGAGTGAAGAAACAACCAAAGTTTGAACCCACCACACATTGCCACCCACACCCAAATAACCCATCAAATTCCTGTAATTTCAAAACCCAACAATCAAACCCAGTCACCCACAATACTACATATGGATTCAACAAGACTGATTGGTAGATGGTAGTAGTGTCACCTTCTTGATGTGGGCCGCTATGGAGACGCAGTCAGAAACATCATAGATGTCGAGGGCTTGAGAAGCAGAAGCCATGGCTTGCTTCTGCATCTTCACTGGCATGTCTGATTCCTTTATCACTGCTTTTCCTTCCAACATCTTCTCTTTTCTTCCCTCTAAGAATCTGAAAATCAAATGTTGAAGACCCTTCAACAAGTCTTCTCTTacttttttatagttttatacTGCCTCCCCCACAATCTCCCTGGTCATTTTCCACCTTTTTTCTAGAACAATTTATTTTGAAgccttaaataataaatataatagcTTTCTAAGATGAGAATTATCTATATGTTTAAAATTgtatcaaatttataattttttttgtaatataaaaaatttcttcaatttaaaaaaatccttaatattcatttttatcaaaattgagtattttttttactgaaaaaaaaaattaaatattagatttagaagtcggggattatttcatcctagtatagattttttttttttagttgaaaaaaaatagagggtatgattattttattttttaattaaatgattttatataatcataaatttttagGATGAGAATtatcaattatatttaaaaatggtatcaaatttttatttatttttgtaatataaaaaattattctttcattaataaatttttttaattaaaatttaaatacgtttgataataattttaaaaaatattttaaatcttttaatatttaaaatttttattttttaaatattaaataaattaaaaatattttctaaaattactaacCGTCTCTACCACCAAAATGGTATGGCAGTGGTCAAATTTATTGGCGAGAAACGCTATAGTACTCGTCTTAGAAAATGGGCGTCAACTAGCGCCGCCTCCGTGGCAGCTTTAGAAGGGTCGCGGCTGAACCGTCATAGACGGCTGGGCGTCCATTTGTTGACTTgacttttatgattttttgttgttgttgattTTGACCGTCGACACGTGTTGAATGATCAAGCTTGACCAGTTGGGATTGAGTGTTTCCGACGTCATGTTACATGGACCATATTTATTGGGCCACACATGGGTTATGGGCTGGGATCCACCTCAGAAATGGTGTCCAACCCAGAGCAAGGATTGAAGTTTGATCAAAGTAACCTACCCTCGTAAATCTAAAATTCAGTAATTCAGTGCTTGTTGTATAtactttttgatttttttatataaaaaaaaatggtagtattttttatataaaatatagtagTATGGACTTATCTTTtgtccttaaaaaatatttttaaaatttgagataataaaaaaattaataccttaatattttttttaaaataattatacctTAAGGTAAGTCTcataaaatttatgaattaaaataatttttttctttttaaaaataaatgtaaaacaTATATCCAAACGACACCTTACTATTTGGTTTAGATATgtattaaatttcaatatttattgaTCTATTATATACAAAAGTgcaaattccatttttattaaCTAAATGAAACACACTTAGAGTTTAAAGCAGTCTCAAAtatacttcaaaaaaaatttcaaattagttacGAGTTATATTATCGATTTATCACCTTGAATTTTAGCTTAAACTTGtagatttttcaaaactttcataaAGACTGGACCAATCGACCATCAAGTTGATTGGTAGAGGTGGTTTACCATGCCAAAGTTAGTAGTCATAAGTTAAGCTAGGGAGTTTGACCGATTGAGACACCAATCAATCGATACTCCAATTTGTCAAGGTTTTCCCTTTTTCATGGCTACATACTGCTTCTTGTACCACTAATGGCTAGCTAATCGGTCAATTGCTAGGTCAATAGTGGAGCTCTAAAATATGCTTAACGATAATTTTGTGGTTGAAACTTGTATATAAGTACTTTACATCTCATTCATTGTTAAGGGAACACCATGAATTTGTCCATCAATCCTAATAGctattatattgatttttaattgttttaaatcaaaattcgtATATCCTTTGATACACCATTCAATTCTAGCTTGTCATTGTAATTAGTTTAAGCAAAAAAATGTACTAGTATCTTGTTGTATAAAAAGCGAGATATCTCTTGAAAACAAATTGTGAAAGGTCCCTTAAAACTAAGAATCCAAGCGTAAAAGAGTAAGATTTTGTTCAAAGCCTTAGAGATTAGTGGAACCCTCATGTTGGTTTAGAGTTTGAGGAGAGTGGGTGTATGTTGGAACTAATGTAACTGTTTCCATTTCTCTTTCTTACTCTCTTTTActttacattatttttgttattacttAATTTGTCATTTGCATTATTAATTGTTAAAATCAACTAACACCTAATTCACCCTCCTTTGAGGTGTATACCTAAGTAGATTAATGTGAAATAAGactaatttaattaagaaaatcatCCAAAAAGGGAGAGCTATGAATCTAGTgattaaaaacttttcaaaaatggtTAATTAAAACCACAATACAAGTAAATAATAGTGCATATAAGTAAAGAgtggaaaaaaaaggaataaaaactCCTTTTATAGTGGTTTGTCAACCAACCTACGCCCATTCTCTTCAATCTACTAACTCGAGTGAGGATTCATTGGCTCAAATGGACACTACTCTCCCTTCAAGTTTTCCCTTGACTTGAAGTCTAtttcaataaagaaagaatAGGTAGAAAGAGTTTTAATGCTCTCAATCCTAGTACAAGTATAACTCACAATACACAAGAAAACTATGATGAAATTcaaaggtgcactaaaagaATTTTCAAGTTTGGATTCAATACGCTTAAATGAAGAGCTTTGAAAGAGATAAAATAGGTGTTTGTCAATTCAATCCAAGTattcttttattaataaatgCGATTGAGCTCTTTAATTCATAGAAAACATTCTTGAGTACTTGAAACAACATAAAAATGCATTGACTGATTGAGCTTTGATTCAATCGATTAACTAATTGTTGGTGCATTTAATGTTCTATAAGTGATCATTGGtgtttttaaagtttaattAAACAAACACTAGTTATTAGAagagagaaatttttttgagCAAGCTTAACTAGTCCTCATTCAGTATAACCCAACTGATTGAGTTGGTTTCTTGACTAGTTCGACCAATTCAGAGTACCTTTAGCCAATTGAAtcaaaaaatgacaaaattgcTTTCAATTTTGGTTCTAAAAGTACAACATTTATCCACTATGAAAGAATTAGCCCCAAAGTTTTGAGATAAAATTATCGTTAGCCAATTgtattcattcttaaaagttaaaacattTATAAGTAAAAAGAATTAGACCTAAAGTTTTGAGATAAAATGTTTATccactttaataataaaaagtcatttttaagcTTACATCAGGacgaaagaaaaaaatgctttaaaagTGCATGAAAATATTTAGACCTAAGTGTATTAATGGGACACATCTTGTAATGTTTTCTAGACACCTTAAGTCTTAAAGTGatctattttttcatgttatttGAAACTCTCACAAGAGTacttgaggttttttttttttggaaattattatcGAAACCTAAAAACTTCATTTAATTTAAACCTGTTAAGTGTACTTAACTTTGTTTTgcaatcataaaaatataatcaagagAATCATTAGGCTAACAATctccattttttatgatgataaaaCTACACTATttaggaaagagaaaaataacaaCTCCTCCTCGAACTAAGCATAAAGGAAATCAAGTGGTATAACTAGGTAATCAACATCATCTATCAAAATATCAATAAGAATCAAAGGCATGAacatcaataaataaaagataatatcCATAAAAGAGTAACTAACATATCGAAGATGCCAAAATAGTTAGGATAATAAGATGATCAATATGTCCAAAATGAGTAACGAAAACATATCCAAAAGACATAGGTAAAGCAAAACCAACATAAGTGTAAGTTTGTAAGATGCACCAACAtgtccaaaatgaaatcataagTAAGATGCATCAACAAAATGAAACTTATGCATCATCATGTCTAAAAAGAAATCTCTCATAGCTCTTAGATATGCCCATATAAGTATGTCTCCTCCTTTGACAACATTAAAAGAAGGGGGAAAAACCAGTAAGACTCAAGTATGGGAAAAAGGCGGTGGAAACACTAAGTAGAAATATATTATCATCTCCTCATATTGTGCAATAGTTGTGGCACAATACTGTTCAAATTTGGTAGCAAGACTCTCATACTAAGCAGTGAAACCGATCTAATACTAATCCATATGATCATCAATCAAATAAAGTACACATGCCTCCTCTATAAGAATGAAGcaagaaaataggaaataaaaaaacaatgatgacTACTTGAAGTGATAAAGACTCTACCAAGAAAGAATGGGAAAATGAGGTAGCTTAcataagcttcatgattttggAGGACCATGAAGATGAGGTAAATTCTTTTGCTAGTGGCAATACTCCTTAAGAagcatttgaaaaattataCCTTGATCCTGAAAAGTTTggtttaaagaatattttactcaagaaaaaaaaaacatattctcttgaaaataaacataataaacctaaagaaaattttaaaattgtcaagaagataaaattttgttgaaaaatgaaaatgagattttggaaaAGAAGAATGAATTGTTGACATCCTTTTTGAAAAAGCTTTCAAATGGTTAAAAGACTTTTAACATTACTCTTGCAAGTCAAAAGTGTATTTTTGACATAAGGGTTAAGCCataaaccttttaaaaataaaaataaaaatatttcaaaaattattttataaaataagttacATCGTGTACTTCTTCTTTAACCATTTGCaacttttataataaaagaaGCCACATTAGTAACACTTGTCTCTTAAAAAGTCAAACTATGTTGCCTCTAAATCAACATCTACTTAGGTTTTAAAAGAGTGATAAATAAACCCTAAGGATCCAAAAAGGTATGAGcatttaaaataacttaaattctTTTGTACATTTCAAAGTAGAACAAATGATTCTTAAATAGTGGATGTTCAAAACACTTAATAAATgtaccaaaacttaacacattaGCTAAGAGGTAACGAGGTTTTGTCACAATTGGAaataatataaaaggaaaaatcataGACCAAGGAAATGTTATTAATAACCCTTCttctttcattaaaaaatgtCACTCTTATGGATGGTTTGAAACATTATTAAGCATTAGTAAATTGTGTGATGAAACAACTTTCATggtctataaaaataaaaatatttgatattaaaaaaacataacagtcatgataaatatttttcatccatGCATGATGATGGTTGTGGAATAGCAGGTTGTGTAAATATGAACTTCAATATGAATTTGAATGATTGAACATAATCTtggataatttaattaaaaaggtttttatttgaaaaagctAAATATGAAGGTTGGAAAATGATGCTTCTTACTAAGcctttggtaaaaaaaaattataatatttacatcaatttgaattttgaggggtattaagtaaaatttaatacttattacttaataacttaagttaagtttaaattaaattatacttaaattgttgatttaaaacttattccttaatttttattttaaatattaaagttatttaataaaattaacttaaaatatattttaaatcatcaaattacatattttttttgataaattataattagggcaaAAAAAGTTGAGTAACAATGGAGGTTATGGAGTAATAAAAGAAATCGTAAATATAATTAGGACAGACAAttataaaaaggtaaaataaaaatgtgaacttaaaaataagtaactagttttacttattatttaaaattattttttattttaagtcatatcattaaattattttatcaaacatacttaatttatttgatgacttaaattaagttatataaatcactttaagttattaagttgatttaccaaatagttatttaattgaagaaaaaaagttatttacataAATTAGCACAAGGAGACATAAAACAAACTTTCAGACTTGTTAGaggaatgattaaaaattatcCTTTTTTAAATGAACAATTTAATTGTTAGTAATCTTTCATagataatttctaaattttgaaaatattgtattaattttgaTGCGATGATATTAGTCATACACAAAGGTCAAAAAAAGGCCGTTAAATATTTAACAGCTGGCATGCAATGATTGGTGACAGCTCATCAAAGTGTTGCGTTGAATGTTCCTCTTGCTGAATCTAATGTTAAAGGTCCaggttttcaaagaaaataaataaataaataagtttttctAGAAGTCCTTGCCTCATATACATGTCACAAGCTCTCCATTTTCTCATTTCCCAAACACGCCATTTCCTTTCGCAAGAAAATTTTGAGACAGAAGaaaattgagagagagagattcgCATCGCTCATCTGAAAAACTCTATGTGATGGGCGATGAAAAATCGTCGATCGTGATGGCCACTAGAGAGCGAGATCGCGAGCTTCTCATCCCTGTCTCCGATTCCGTCAACGATGGCGATGCCTCCTCCAAGCCGTCCTCCTCCGCATCGTCTTCCCACCATCCCGGCAGAGAGGTTTGCTCTCTTCTGATTTTGCTTCCACCGGTTCTTAGATTGATTTAGCTCGTGATGCGCTTTgccatgtttggttcccaaaaaaatcGAAGAAATATGGATTTCTTTTTTTCGTTTGAATTAGGTGTTTTTGATGGATAGGCTGTAATTTCTTTTGACTAATTTTGATGTTATGGTGGATTTGGTTTTGTGAAACTTACCTTCGAGTATAATTTGACTAAGCCTAAGAGTGGGTTTGGGGGATTTGGTTTGAGTAATAGCTTGCTTGTAGGctgatttaagaaaaaaatgttgaatttttttttcaatttgtagGGCCTCGGTCTTCTAGTAGGTTGTTTATTCTagggtttgtttgtttgttcgtCTTTCTTGGTTTTCCATTTCTTGTTTTTAACTTACTCCTAGGGTTGTTtggaaatttatgaaattatgatATTGGATTGTTGTGTTCTTGGACTTTAGGTGGTGAGCGAATACCATTAATGTGTTTTAGATAGCATTAGAAGGTAGAAACTGATCAAAGATGATGGGCTATTGCAGAAAAATAGCAGTTGCCATCATAATGACTTGGTAAGATTTTAGAACAGTGTGAATTCCAGAAAGCCTATGACTGATTCTATTCCATTTGTTCTGCAATTGGTGCACTTTCTCTAACATTTCTGCACTAGGTAAATTTTGTGTAATCTCTTGTTCAGTTGCAATGTAAAGCAAAATGGAACCATCTAATTTCCATGGAAGTTGAAACTCGTTGTTGTCCTTTTTCCTGGTCCCAATATATACAAGCATGTCTAAATATGGAAGAAATAGCGGAAGTTGGAGTTcactttttgaatatttaaactATCATTTGTTGTTGTACATGAATATAGGGAGGCATTTTGGGGGGCATTACTTCATCCAGGATGAATTCAGAatgatttaaggaaaaaaaaatgtcaatcgTGATCGGAGGATAAATATGATCTGGACAAATATATCCACCTAACTATAATCAGGGAGATCAAGTTGGCTCTCTTAATGTGAGAGTGGGAAAAGCAGATTTGGGTGTCAGAATTTTGCAAGTGCAATAATAATCCAAAAGACAATACTTGGTAGTGAGCAATGCAGTTAATATTTTCAACACCAGCCTCTAACTAGAACAAAGGAAATGCAAAGCAAGGAATGACAAAGTTCCTACAAATAATTCTATTAGCTGCCTCCTCTAGGATCTCTCCTATTTAGTCTTGGTGGCAGCTAAAAGGTGAAATGAGATCCTAGCTCATGGGCTAGGTTTGGTGTTAGGTTATCCATAGAAaactacattttttttgtttgttcttttagTAGAACTTTTTCAAacattatttatcaaaaaaaaaa
Above is a window of Vitis vinifera cultivar Pinot Noir 40024 chromosome 11, ASM3070453v1 DNA encoding:
- the LOC100245613 gene encoding dynein light chain 1, cytoplasmic gives rise to the protein MLEGKAVIKESDMPVKMQKQAMASASQALDIYDVSDCVSIAAHIKKEFDGLFGCGWQCVVGSNFGCFFTHSQGTFIYFAMETLNFLVFKAPSSSPS